One genomic segment of Capricornis sumatraensis isolate serow.1 chromosome 6, serow.2, whole genome shotgun sequence includes these proteins:
- the C9orf72 gene encoding guanine nucleotide exchange factor C9orf72 homolog, with product MSTLCPPPSPAVAKTEIALSGESPLLAATFAYWDNILGPRVRHIWAPKTEQVLLSDGEITFLANHTLNGEILRNAESGAIDVKFFVLSEKGVIIVSLIFDGNWNGDRSTYGLSIILPQTELSFYLPLHRVCVDRLTHIIRKGRIWMHKERQENVQKIVLEGTERMEDQGQSIIPMLTGEVIPVMELLSSMKSHSVPEEINIADTVLNDDDIGDSCHEGFLLNAISSHLQTCGCSVVVGSSAEKVNKIVRTLCLFLTPAERKCSRLCEAESSFKYESGLFVQGLLKDSTGSFVLPFRQVMYAPYPTTHIDVDVNTVKQMPPCHEHIYNQRRYMRSELAAFWRATSEEDVAQDTFIYTDESFTPDLNIFQDVLHRDTLVKAFLDQVFHLKPGLSLRSTFLAQFLLVLHRKALTLIKYIEDDTQKGKKPFKSLRNLKIDLDLTAEGDLNIIMALAEKIKPGLHSFIFGRPFYTSVQERDVLMTF from the exons ATGTCGACcctctgtccaccaccatctccagctGTTGCAAAGACAGAGATTGCTTTAAGTGGTGAATCCCCTTTATTAGCAGCGACCTTCGCTTACTGGGACAATATTCTTGGTCCCAGAGTAAGGCACATCTGGGCTCCAAAGACAGAACAGGTACTTCTCAGCGACGGAGAAATAACTTTTCTTGCCAACCATACCCTCAACGGAGAAATCCTTCGAAATGCAGAGAGTGGGGCAATAGACGTGAAGTTCTTCGTCTTATCTGAGAAAGGAGTAATTATTGTTTCGTTAATCTTCGACGGAAACTGGAATGGGGATAGAAGCACCTATGGACTATCGATTATACTTCCCCAGACAGAGCTCAGCTTCTACCTCCCACTTCACAGAGTGTGTGTGGATAGATTAACTCACATTATCCGGAAAGGGAGGATATGGATGCATAAG GAGAGGCAAGAAAATGTCCAGAAAATCGTCTTGGAAGGCACAGAGAGAATGGAAGATCAG GGTCAGAGTATTATTCCAATGCTTACTGGAGAAGTCATTCCTGTAATGGAATTGCTTTCATCTATGAAATCGCACAGTGTTCCTGAAGAAATCAAC ATAGCTGATACAGTTCTCAATGATGATGATATTGGTGACAGTTGCCATGAAGGCTTTCTTCTCAA TGCTATCAGCTCACACTTGCAAACTTGTGGCTGCTCTGTTGTAGTAGGTAGCAGTGCAGAGAAAGTAAATAAG atagtaAGAACATTATGCCTTTTTCTGACTCCAGCAGAGAGAAAATGCTCCAGATTGTGTGAAGCAGAATCATCATTTAAATACGAGTCAGGGCTCTTTGTACAAGGCCTACTAAAG GATTCAACGGGAAGCTTTGTACTTCCCTTCCGGCAAGTCATGTATGCGCCCTACCCCACCACACACATAGACGTGGACGTCAATACCGTCAAGCAGATGCCACCCTGTCACGAACATATTTATAATCAGCGTCGGTACATGCGATCAGAGCTGGCAGCGTTCTGGCGAGCCACTTCAGAGGAGGACGTAGCTCAGGACACCTTCATCTACACAGATGAGAGCTTTACTCCCGACTT GAATATTTTTCAAGATGTCTTACATAGAGACACTCTTGTGAAAGCCTTCCTGGATCAG GTCTTTCATTTGAAACCCGGTCTGTCTCTCAGGAGTACTTTCCTTGCGCAGTTTCTGCTCGTCCTTCACAGAAAAGCCTTGACgctaataaaatatatagaagatGATAC GCAGAAGGGGAAAAAGCCCTTTAAATCGCTTCGGAACCTGAAGATAGACCTTGATTTAACAGCAGAGGGCGATCTTAACATAATAATGGCTCTGGCTGAGAAAATCAAGCCAGGCCTCCACTCCTTTATCTTTGGAAGACCTTTCTATACCAGTGTCCAAGAACGAGATGTTCTAATGACGTTTTAA